GCAGGCCGCCCGGGCAACGGCCCGGAGCGGCCGGGCAACGGCCCGGGGCGACTCAAATCTTGAAGCGGGTGTGGCCCAGCGCAAGAGGGCAAAGGAGTCCGAAGCGCAAGAGGAGAGCGTGCCTTCGGGCGATTCCGAAGACGCTCCCGGGGAGGCTTCCTCCTCTTCCCAGGGCCGGCTGCCCTTCTAAGCCCACCAGTGAGCTTTACCGGTGAGCCTCAGTGGGCGCGTATCAGAAGAAAGGACAGCAAGACGTACAGGGCCACCCCGGTGGCCAGCGAGGCCTGAAAGCCCACCCTGCCGGTAAGAAAAAAGACGCAGAAGACATAGACCAGCCAGGGCGCCGTCATCCACAGGAGGCCCCTGGCGTATGCAAGCGCCCCTTCGGTCCCCGCATGGTGGTAAATGGTGAGAAAGGTGATGAGGGTAAATGTGGGGAGGTTGGCCAGAAAGGCGGCGAGGAAGCCCTTCTTCTGGCTCCCCAGCGCGGTCACCGCGGTCACCAGCCCCCCGCCCAGGACGAAGTAAAGAAGGTACTTCACCGCCGGAGCCACGGACGCCTCCCGCCCTGCCGGCCTCTCCCATGTCCCATGCACCCCACGGCCACAGTCTAGCATCGATAAAACCAAACAAGAAGGTGTAAGAATTTATTTCTTCTTGACAGCGAGCCCCCGTGCGCGGGTAAAATCTCCCCGGGGGCTAAACCTGTGCCTTTAGGCTCTTTTGTCTCTCCGGGGGTGAGACGAGGAGGTCATCATGAAATCCGGAGCGTATCCTGCCGCCGTATGCGCCTTGGCCATAGCGCTCCTTCTCGGGGTGCCGGGGTCTCGCGCCTGGGCGGGAAAGTCCGCCGCCGTGCATGCCGGGCAGCCTTTCGAGCTCTCTGAAGAGAAGCTCGTCTCCGTGCAGGAGATGAAGGAGCTGGTGGCCCGGGGGCCGGATAAAGGGGGCTACCTCCTTGTGGACTCCCGGTCTTCCGACGCCTATGCCGCAGGGCACATCCCCGGAGCCGTCTCCATCCCCTACCCCAGGCTCGAGAAGATGCGTGAGCAGGTCCTGCCCGGGAACAAGGACGCTCGCATCATCTTCTACTGCGGCGGGTCCGACTGACCTTTAGGCACCTCTGCCGCGCGTGTCGCGGAAAGCCTGGGCTACTCGAATATCCGGGT
The DNA window shown above is from Nitrospirota bacterium and carries:
- a CDS encoding GlpM family protein, translated to MAPAVKYLLYFVLGGGLVTAVTALGSQKKGFLAAFLANLPTFTLITFLTIYHHAGTEGALAYARGLLWMTAPWLVYVFCVFFLTGRVGFQASLATGVALYVLLSFLLIRAH
- a CDS encoding rhodanese-like domain-containing protein encodes the protein MKSGAYPAAVCALAIALLLGVPGSRAWAGKSAAVHAGQPFELSEEKLVSVQEMKELVARGPDKGGYLLVDSRSSDAYAAGHIPGAVSIPYPRLEKMREQVLPGNKDARIIFYCGGSD